Proteins from one Clupea harengus chromosome 17, Ch_v2.0.2, whole genome shotgun sequence genomic window:
- the LOC116224370 gene encoding leucine-rich repeat-containing protein 31-like, whose product MEQKPFINISVDAQRSRDGSQKRSAIDLIMNQIRRKTSFTERRQKPVGFLFKPGENNDRKNGGIPEMKESDNSEGKNTESGAENTDSVDTEVGSVVGWGRVKQFVEKLGKKPDSQTLSLSHCDLTATDVLELATLLTFLTQLEELDLFLE is encoded by the exons ATGGAACAAAAACCTTTCATTAATATTTCTGTAGACGCCCAACGTAGCCGGGATGGTTCTCAGAAAAGGTCTGCTATAGACCTGATCATGAACCAGATCCGAAGGAAGACCTCCTTCACAGAGCGGCGACAGAAACCTGTTGGCTTCCTCTTCAAGCCCGGGGAGAACAATGACAGGAAAAATGGAGGCATCCCAGAGATGAAGGAATCAGATAACTCTGAGGGGAAGAACACAGAGTCAGGAGCAG AAAACACGGACTCTGTGGATACGGAGGTTGGGTCTGTGGTGGGCTGGGGTCGTGTGAAGCAGTTTGTGGAGAAGTTGGGGAAGAAACCAGATAGCCAGACCCTCAGCCTCAGCCACTGTGACCTCACAGCCACGGATGTGCTAGAGCTGG CCACTTTGTTGACCTTCCTGACCCAGTTAGAGGAGTTAGACCTCTTCTTGGAATGA
- the LOC116224371 gene encoding ski-like protein: MREEHVETDADGKAAPQPVFALDSQLYPHMKGNPSHLDIMQHSLLLYMQNKLNGLNPALVPEFGLVEEGGLLSVEMLRAILSPENKQHSLDEKSSICKMPTTTELLPSNGPAVQSRGGCPDKELAESISIETTSLRGKSVGGGGGGGGEDSRDSMVMEVLQLYTAQQQRLQTTLHKQKQLEKELEVLRQAEVAEQCDPQGRLEAAQTEHVLRQRRRPGSCLELLRQHTSTHRADGAEALPDSHYSAELLELRMRLDRAEEDREELQEELRRERHAREKLERTIAELQHQMRGSRGPDGPDTPDTPELPLLTPPSNDPQTPRTP, encoded by the exons ATGAGGGAGGAGCATGTTGAGACAGACGCAGATGGAAAG GCAGCGCCTCAGCCTGTCTTTGCCCTTGACAGCCAGCTCTATCCCCACATGAAAGGCAACCCAAGCCACCTTGACATCATGCAGCACAG TTTGCTGTTGTATATGCAGAATAAGCTTAATGGTCTCAACCCAGCTCTGGTTCCTGAATTTGGACTTGTAGAAGAAGGGGGTCTTCTGAGTGTTGAGATGCTCCGAGCTATCCTTAGCCCTGAGAATAAACAACATTCTCTGGATGAGAAAAGCTCCATTTGCAAGATGCCAACTACAACTG AGCTTCTGCCAAGCAATGGGCCTGCCGTCCAATCACGCGGGGGATGCCCAGACAAGGAGCTGGCAGAGAGTATCTCCATAGAAACGACGTCGCTGCGTGGGAAGAGTGTtggcgggggtgggggcgggggcggggagGACAGCAGGGACAGCATGGTGATGGAGGTGCTCCAGCTGTACACCGCCCAGCAGCAGAGGCTCCAGACCACCCTGCACAAGCAGAAGCAGCTAGAGAAG GAGCTGGAGGTGTTGCGTCAGGCTGAGGTGGCAGAGCAGTGCGACCCGCAGGGCAGGCTGGAGGCGGCGCAGACTGAGCACGTTCTGAGACAGCGGCGGCGGCCGGGGAGCTGTCTGGAGCTCCTCCGTCagcacacctccacacacagagcagatggCGCCGAGGCGCTGCCAGACAGCCATTACTCCGCCGAG ctgctcgAGCTCCGCATGAGGCTGGATCGCGCTGAAGAGGACCGTGAAGAGCTCCAGGAGGAGCTGCGTCGGGAGCGCCACGCCAGGGAGAAACTGGAGCGCACCATCGCAGAGCTCCAGCACCAGATGAGGGGCTCCCGAGGCCCAGACGGCCCAGACACCCCAGACACCCCAGAACTGCCCCTCCTGACACCGCCCAGTAACGACCCACAGACACCCAGGACCCCCTAG
- the si:ch211-230g15.5 gene encoding polyhomeotic-like protein 3 isoform X2 codes for MSSQQPASLQNHTPPSSPQGPTPKKPLPESLRCPSAQSLLTQAASSFSASSPYTTTERTQTTSATHATHATHASHATSPTLALPLGSSNPTSERSLLASKQLLKIALSSASVQMACSQSKMAAIITPSRDYIQSKPLSPMFSRPVKPDCQGHSPQRSLSQPLNQLSPSSTQIPSVSTTTPKIPSPLPSPQRPCPPSPILPPGFPSGPQKPPKSPVALCNPTPPVERVPQEQKHVPGMEGKGTHTVEERLTPVGQLLKTTILDKAATLTTNSQTLSSAPAEKALDFTLSEAPCSGESQGRASVKSTQQKTLPPPTASPQALGHHGDQCEDLSTQSDNHSAVSSLSSDLSPIQSSVVPPPSDDPLVPSGSPSPFTPLLGQNPSPSPLSSSTTVPENQEKPEATKTVILTHLVDGFIIQEGLQPFPVIRSSLMVKQSEQGPESATNGLKDPEPFDCTDSMEPAENSSDTDADVGPHDNGLEEGQPVMLQCELCKRSGPSHSFVRSKRFCSSSCSRRFSQNKRFRPVRRSGSQDGQRSPGLKESTYEGQSGATEHWRVQPPKGDEEEAAAPMKTRLRRHTELERERETQTRDVSEEARRDPLSPEDPATSPDQSSRPRPAEWTVDQVWEFISSLPGCQEIAESFRAQEIDGQALLLLTEDHLMSAMNVKLGPALKICARINSLKEH; via the exons ATGAGTTCCCAGCAGCCAGCCAGTCTCCAGAACCACACCCCGCCCAGCAGTCCCCAGGGTCCCACGCCAAAGAAGCCCTTACCAGAGTCGCTGCGCTGCCCCTCCGCCCAGAGCCTGCTCACTCAAGCAGCGTCCTCCTTCTCCGCCTCCAGCCCGTATACCACCACAGAGAGGACCCAGACCACTAGCGCCACTCACGCCACTCACGCCACTCACGCCAGTCATGCCACCTCCCCGACTTTAGCCTTACCCCTGGGGAGCTCAAACCCCACGTCAGAGCGCTCCCTCTTGGCCTCGAAACAGCTGTTGAAGATCGCTCTGTCCTCAGCCTCTGTTCAGATGGCCTGCAGCCagtccaagatggctgccatcaTCACGCCATCTCGAGATTACATCCAGTCCAAGCCACTATCCCCCATGTTCTCCCGACCTGTCAAACCAGACTGCCAAGGCCACTCCCCGCAGAGAAGCCTGAGCCAGCCACTCAACCAGCTTTCCCCCTCGTCCACTCAGATCCCTTCAGTCTCGACCACCACACCAAAAATCCCTTCCCCGCTCCCTTCACCTCAGAGACCCTGCCCGCCCTCCCCAATCCTCCCCCCTGGATTCCCCAGCGGCCCCCAGAAACCTCCAAAATCACCCGTGGCTTTATGCAACCCAACACCTCCCGTCGAGAGGGTGCCACAAGAGCAGAAGCACGTGCCAGGGATGGAGGGGAAGGGAACACACACGGTGGAGGAGAGACTGACGCCTGTGGGCCAGCTTTTGAAGACAACCATACTAGACAAAGCTGCCACTCTGACGACGAACTCACAGACTCTGAGCTCTGCGCCCGCAGAAAAAGCTTTAGACTTCACCTTA TCTGAGGCACCTTGCTCAGGAGAATCCCAGGGCAGAGCCTCTGTGAAGAGTACACAGCAGAAGACCCTTCCACCACCTACAGCTTCGCCTCAAGCACTGGGGCATCATGGAGACCAGTGCGAGGACCTCTCCACTCAATCAGACAACCACTCAG CTGTCTCCAGCCTCTCGTCAGACCTGTCCCCCATCCAGTCCTCGGTGGTCCCACCACCATCTGATGACCCCCTGGTACCCAGTGGCTCTCCCTCACCCTTCACACCCCTGCTGGGACAGAACCCCAGTCCTTCCCCCTTATCCAGCTCCACAACAGTACCAGAGAACCAGGAGAAGCCAGAAGCCACAAAGACGGTCATTCTAACCCACTTGGTTGATGGCTTCATAATTCAAGAAGGACTCCAGCCTTTCCCG GTGATTCGGTCATCCCTGATGGTCAAGCAGTCGGAACAAGGGCCTGAAAGTGCCACGAATGGACTGAAAGATCCAGAACCTTTCGACTGCACGGACTCAATGGAACCAGCAGAGAATTCCTCTGACACAGACGCAGATGTGGGGCCACATGACA ATGGACTTGAAGAGGGCCAGCCGGTGATGCTCCAGTGTGAGCTCTGCAAGAGAAGTGGCCCCTCTCACTCGTTCGTCCGCTCCAAGCGcttctgctccagctcctgttcCCGGCG GTTCAGTCAAAACAAACGGTTCCGTCCTGTCAGGCGCAGTGGGAGTCAAGATGGCCAGCGCAGCCCGGGACTCAAAGAGTCCACCTATGAG GGTCAGTCGGGCGCCACTGAACACTGGAGAGTCCAGCCGCCCAAAGGGGACGAGGAGGAGGCCGCTGCCCCCATGAAGACTCGCCTGCGCCGGCACACGGAGCTGGAGCGCGAGCGCGAGACCCAGACCAGGGACGTGTCCGAGGAGGCCAGGAGAGACCCGCTGTCTCCCGAGGACCCAGCCACCTCCCCAGACCAGTCCTCTCGGCCCCGGCCTGCCGAGTGGACTGTGGACCAAGTGTGGGAATTCATATCCAGCTTGCCAG GCTGTCAGGAGATTGCGGAGTCCTTCCGAGCTCAGGAGATTGACGGGCAGGCCCTGCTCCTGCTGACAGAGGATCACCTGATGAGCGCCATGAACGTCAAGCTGGGGCCCGCGCTCAAGATCTGCGCCCGCATCAACTCACTGAAGGAGCACtga
- the si:ch211-230g15.5 gene encoding polyhomeotic-like protein 3 isoform X1 — protein MSSQQPASLQNHTPPSSPQGPTPKKPLPESLRCPSAQSLLTQAASSFSASSPYTTTERTQTTSATHATHATHASHATSPTLALPLGSSNPTSERSLLASKQLLKIALSSASVQMACSQSKMAAIITPSRDYIQSKPLSPMFSRPVKPDCQGHSPQRSLSQPLNQLSPSSTQIPSVSTTTPKIPSPLPSPQRPCPPSPILPPGFPSGPQKPPKSPVALCNPTPPVERVPQEQKHVPGMEGKGTHTVEERLTPVGQLLKTTILDKAATLTTNSQTLSSAPAEKALDFTLSEAPCSGESQGRASVKSTQQKTLPPPTASPQALGHHGDQCEDLSTQSDNHSVLSPGFAAVSSLSSDLSPIQSSVVPPPSDDPLVPSGSPSPFTPLLGQNPSPSPLSSSTTVPENQEKPEATKTVILTHLVDGFIIQEGLQPFPVIRSSLMVKQSEQGPESATNGLKDPEPFDCTDSMEPAENSSDTDADVGPHDNGLEEGQPVMLQCELCKRSGPSHSFVRSKRFCSSSCSRRFSQNKRFRPVRRSGSQDGQRSPGLKESTYEGQSGATEHWRVQPPKGDEEEAAAPMKTRLRRHTELERERETQTRDVSEEARRDPLSPEDPATSPDQSSRPRPAEWTVDQVWEFISSLPGCQEIAESFRAQEIDGQALLLLTEDHLMSAMNVKLGPALKICARINSLKEH, from the exons ATGAGTTCCCAGCAGCCAGCCAGTCTCCAGAACCACACCCCGCCCAGCAGTCCCCAGGGTCCCACGCCAAAGAAGCCCTTACCAGAGTCGCTGCGCTGCCCCTCCGCCCAGAGCCTGCTCACTCAAGCAGCGTCCTCCTTCTCCGCCTCCAGCCCGTATACCACCACAGAGAGGACCCAGACCACTAGCGCCACTCACGCCACTCACGCCACTCACGCCAGTCATGCCACCTCCCCGACTTTAGCCTTACCCCTGGGGAGCTCAAACCCCACGTCAGAGCGCTCCCTCTTGGCCTCGAAACAGCTGTTGAAGATCGCTCTGTCCTCAGCCTCTGTTCAGATGGCCTGCAGCCagtccaagatggctgccatcaTCACGCCATCTCGAGATTACATCCAGTCCAAGCCACTATCCCCCATGTTCTCCCGACCTGTCAAACCAGACTGCCAAGGCCACTCCCCGCAGAGAAGCCTGAGCCAGCCACTCAACCAGCTTTCCCCCTCGTCCACTCAGATCCCTTCAGTCTCGACCACCACACCAAAAATCCCTTCCCCGCTCCCTTCACCTCAGAGACCCTGCCCGCCCTCCCCAATCCTCCCCCCTGGATTCCCCAGCGGCCCCCAGAAACCTCCAAAATCACCCGTGGCTTTATGCAACCCAACACCTCCCGTCGAGAGGGTGCCACAAGAGCAGAAGCACGTGCCAGGGATGGAGGGGAAGGGAACACACACGGTGGAGGAGAGACTGACGCCTGTGGGCCAGCTTTTGAAGACAACCATACTAGACAAAGCTGCCACTCTGACGACGAACTCACAGACTCTGAGCTCTGCGCCCGCAGAAAAAGCTTTAGACTTCACCTTA TCTGAGGCACCTTGCTCAGGAGAATCCCAGGGCAGAGCCTCTGTGAAGAGTACACAGCAGAAGACCCTTCCACCACCTACAGCTTCGCCTCAAGCACTGGGGCATCATGGAGACCAGTGCGAGGACCTCTCCACTCAATCAGACAACCACTCAG TTCTCTCCCCTGGGTTTGCAGCTGTCTCCAGCCTCTCGTCAGACCTGTCCCCCATCCAGTCCTCGGTGGTCCCACCACCATCTGATGACCCCCTGGTACCCAGTGGCTCTCCCTCACCCTTCACACCCCTGCTGGGACAGAACCCCAGTCCTTCCCCCTTATCCAGCTCCACAACAGTACCAGAGAACCAGGAGAAGCCAGAAGCCACAAAGACGGTCATTCTAACCCACTTGGTTGATGGCTTCATAATTCAAGAAGGACTCCAGCCTTTCCCG GTGATTCGGTCATCCCTGATGGTCAAGCAGTCGGAACAAGGGCCTGAAAGTGCCACGAATGGACTGAAAGATCCAGAACCTTTCGACTGCACGGACTCAATGGAACCAGCAGAGAATTCCTCTGACACAGACGCAGATGTGGGGCCACATGACA ATGGACTTGAAGAGGGCCAGCCGGTGATGCTCCAGTGTGAGCTCTGCAAGAGAAGTGGCCCCTCTCACTCGTTCGTCCGCTCCAAGCGcttctgctccagctcctgttcCCGGCG GTTCAGTCAAAACAAACGGTTCCGTCCTGTCAGGCGCAGTGGGAGTCAAGATGGCCAGCGCAGCCCGGGACTCAAAGAGTCCACCTATGAG GGTCAGTCGGGCGCCACTGAACACTGGAGAGTCCAGCCGCCCAAAGGGGACGAGGAGGAGGCCGCTGCCCCCATGAAGACTCGCCTGCGCCGGCACACGGAGCTGGAGCGCGAGCGCGAGACCCAGACCAGGGACGTGTCCGAGGAGGCCAGGAGAGACCCGCTGTCTCCCGAGGACCCAGCCACCTCCCCAGACCAGTCCTCTCGGCCCCGGCCTGCCGAGTGGACTGTGGACCAAGTGTGGGAATTCATATCCAGCTTGCCAG GCTGTCAGGAGATTGCGGAGTCCTTCCGAGCTCAGGAGATTGACGGGCAGGCCCTGCTCCTGCTGACAGAGGATCACCTGATGAGCGCCATGAACGTCAAGCTGGGGCCCGCGCTCAAGATCTGCGCCCGCATCAACTCACTGAAGGAGCACtga
- the cldn11b gene encoding claudin-11b — protein MSQSCRLFCGCMLSFIGWIGLIIATASNDWVITCKYGMHTCKKMDELGTKGLWAECVVSTSLYHCTALNQILALPGYIQTSRALMVAACIVGFPSLALVMMALPCVKLANESDGAKHKRAILGGILILLMSLCGMVSTVWFPIGAHREEHLMSFGLSLYSGWVGSALCFLGGAMMACCSGGGGQPQHHHNRFYYSKQSGTANSMPPAANHAKNAHV, from the exons ATGTCTCAGAGCTGTCGGTTGTTCTGTGGATGTATGCTGAGTTTTATTGGTTGGATTGGACTCATAATTGCCACCGCCTCTAACGACTGGGTCATAACCTGCAAGTATGGCATGCACACTTGCAAGAAGATGGATGAACTAGGTACCAAAGGGTTGTGGGCTGAATGTGTGGTTTCTACCTCCCTTTACCACTGCACAGCTTTGAACCAAATACTGGCCTTACCTG GTTATATTCAGACGTCCCGAGCGCTAATGGTAGCAGCATGCATCGTTGGCTTCCCGTCCTTGGCGctggtcatgatggccctgcCGTGCGTCAAGCTGGCTAATGAGTCTGACGGTGCCAAGCATAAACGCGCAATTCTCGGAGGCATCCTAATTCTGTTAATGT CCCTGTGTGGAATGGTGTCGACTGTGTGGTTCCCCATCGGGGCGCACCGTGAGGAACACCTCATGTCCTTCGGCCTCTCCCTGTACTCCGGCTGGGTGGGCTCAGCGCTCTGCTTCCTCGGCGGGGCGATGATGGCCTGCTGCTCCGGCGGAGGGGGCCAACCCCAGCACCACCACAACCGCTTCTACTACTCCAAGCAGAGCGGCACGGCCAACTCCATGCCACCGGCAGCCAACCATGCCAAGAATGCCcatgtgtga
- the slc7a14b gene encoding probable cationic amino acid transporter, with the protein MNAMIAKLDPRRVEWEASWYGLHSRMLRTKPVGSMQEGAADLHGTRLARVLTTVDLVSLGVGSCVGTGMYVVAGLVAKEMAGPGVILSFIIAAVASILSGVCYAEFGVRVPKTTGSAYSYSYVTVGEFVAFFIGWNLILEYLIGTAAGASALSSMFDSLANHTISRFMINHLGTLNGLGKGEESYPDLLALIIALLVTVVVSFGVKNSVTLNNVLNVLNLVVWVFMVIAGLFFISGANWEGGRFLPYGWSGVMQGAATCFYAFIGFDIIATTGEEAKSPNTSIPYAITASLITCLTAYVSVSVILTLMVPYNQIDGDAPLMEMFAIHGFMAGKYVVAIGAIAGLTVSLLGSLFPMPRVIYAMAGDGLLFRFLAHVSPYTETPVVACVVSGSLAALLSLLVSLRDLIEMMSIGTLLAYTLVSVCVLLLRYQPEPDFQGHGGYLSGGDGDDGVGKIRREGVLAECEQEAYQGAQDHNDGTGNTCGAKNLPGKGDDERLIDGSDPLGYQSDSSGYGLSEKSIEAEQVDSAPTALLKRVLGPHYYTLRVRLGLPDSSDRPTPATGRTVTKCVVLLFVLTFLLWSIVIYGLDRETGGARWALVPLVVVIVFKMVALLVIILRQPESPKRLPYMAPCVPFVPLAAMLVNIYLMLKLSSITWVRFAVWCFLGLLIYFGYGMWKSSLELFAQEEEAHASTYQRYDAGVDDSFTVEDEPQPQRDADEGPYQGWGGEDKGDQDQSQYQEEHQYQQQHQYQYQQQPAADSHRTTGKTKSRGRTRKGFEELVDDDDDDDEEYLPE; encoded by the exons ATGAATGCCATGATTGCCAAGCTGGACCCGCGGCGGGTGGAGTGGGAAGCCTCCTGGTACGGACTCCACTCCCGCATGCTGCGCACCAAGCCTGTGGGGTCCATGCAGGAGGGCGCGGCAGACCTGCACGGCACCAGGCTGGCCCGGGTGCTCACCACAGTGGACCTGGTGTCGCTCGGCGTGGGCAGCTGTGTTGGCACGGGCATGTATGTGGTAGCGGGGCTCGTTGCTAAGGAGATGGCCGGCCCTGGCGTCATCTTGTCTTTCATCATCGCTGCAGTGGCTTCCATTCTGTCAG GGGTGTGCTATGCAGAGTTTGGGGTGCGCGTGCCCAAGACAACAGGCTCCGCCTACAGCTACAGCTATGTGACTGTGGGGGAGTTTGTGGCCTTTTTCATTGGCTGGAACCTCATACTGGAATACTTGATTGGCACGGCAGCAGGTGCAAGTGCTCTCAGCAGCATGTTTGACTCGTTGGCCAATCACACCATCAGTCGCTTCATGATCAACCACCTCGGCACTCTCAACGGCCTGG GCAAGGGAGAGGAGTCCTATCCAGACCTGCTGGCTCTAATCATCGCCCTCCTGGTGACTGTGGTTGTGTCTTTCGGTGTGAAGAACTCTGTGACCTTGAACAACGTGCTCAACGTGCTCAACCTGGTGGTGTGGGTCTTCATGGTGATCGCGGGGCTCTTCTTCATCAGTGGGGCTAATTGGGAAGGGGGCAGATTTTTACCCTACGGCTGGTCTGGG GTCATGCAGGGAGCTGCCACTTGTTTCTACGCATTTATTGGGTTTGACATCATCGCCACCACGGGGGAGGAGGCGAAGAGTCCCAACACGTCAATCCCCTACGCCATTACCGCCTCCCTCATCACCTGCCTCACTGCCTACGTGTCT gTTAGTGTTATCCTGACGCTGATGGTGCCTTATAACCAGATTGATGGCGATGCCCCACTGATGGAGATGTTTGCTATTCACGGCTTCATGGCGGGGAAGTATGTAGTGGCCATAGGGGCCATCGCTGGTCTCACCGTCAGTCTGCTGGGCTCTCTGTTCCCAATGCCACGGGTCATCTATGCCATGGCTGGGGACGGCCTCCTCTTCAG gTTCCTGGCCCACGTGAGCCCCTACACAGAGACCCCGGTGGTGGCGTGTGTGGTGTCGGGCTCCCTGGCGgcgctcctctctctgctggtcAGCCTGAGGGACCTGATCGAGATGATGTCCATCGGCACCCTGCTGGCCTACACGctggtgtccgtgtgtgtgctgctgctgcgctACCAGCCCGAGCCGGACTTCCAGGGCCACGGGGGCTACCTCTCGGGGGGGGACGGCGACGACGGCGTGGGCAAAatcaggagggagggggtgctgGCCGAGTGCGAGCAGGAGGCATACCAGGGCGCTCAGGACCACAACGACGGCACGGGAAATACCTGCGGGGCCAAGAACCTGCCGGGCAAGGGGGACGACGAGAGGCTGATTGACGGCTCGGACCCCCTGGGGTACCAGTCTGACAGCTCGGGCTACGGCCTGAGCGAGAAGAGCATAGAGGCGGAGCAGGTGGACAGTGCCCCCACCGCCCTGCTGAAGAGAGTGCTGGGTCCCCACTACTATACCCTCCGGGTGCGTCTGGGCCTGCCTGACTCCAGCGACAGGCCCACGCCGGCTACGGGTCGCACGGTCACCAAGTGCGTGGTTCTGCTCTTCGTCCTCACTTTCCTCCTCTGGTCCATTGTCATCTACGGCCTGGATCGGGAGACTGGTGGCGCCCGCTGGGCCCTAGTGCCGCTGGTGGTGGTCATCGTCTTTAAGATGGTGGCCCTGCTGGTTATCATCCTTCGGCAGCCTGAGAGCCCCAAGAGGCTCCCGTACATGGCGCCCTGCGTGCCCTTTGTCCCTTTGGCTGCCATGTTGGTCAACATCTACCTGATGCTCAAGCTCTCCAGCATCACATGGGTGCGCTTCGCTGTGTGGTGCTTTCTGG GTCTGCTGATCTACTTTGGCTATGGAATGTGGAAGAGCTCTCTGGAGCTGTTTGCCCAGGAGGAAGAGGCTCATGCTAGTACCTACCAGCGCTATGACGCGGGTGTGGATGACAGCTTCACGGTGGAGGACGAGCCCCAGCCTCAGCGCGACGCAGACGAGGGCCCGTATCAGGGCTGGGGAGGTGAGGATAAGGGCGATCAGGACCAGAGCCAATACCAGGAAGAGCATCAGTACCAGCAACAGCATCAGTACCAGTACCAACAACAGCCTGCAGCAGACAGCCACAGGACCACTGGCAAGACAAAAAGCAGAGGCCGGACCAGGAAGGGTTTTGAGGAGCTggtagatgatgatgatgatgatgatgaggagtaTTTACCTGAGTGA